Proteins from a genomic interval of Gluconacetobacter diazotrophicus PA1 5:
- a CDS encoding LLM class flavin-dependent oxidoreductase, giving the protein MIPLSILDLSLIVRGSDAAVAFRNSLDLARHAESLDFHRYWVAEHHAMPAIASAATSVLIGHLAAGTSRIRVGAGGIMLPNHAPLTIAEQFGTLESLFPGRIDLGLGRAPGSDQETMRALRRDPASADRFPQDVVELLHYFDPPAPGQRVRAVPGAGLDIPVWLLGSSLFSAHLAAQLGLPFAFASHFAPDQMDDAVMLYRQRFTPSARLARPYVMLGLNVVAADTDAEARVLFTSHQQQFVALRRGMPGQFPPPVASTEGLWTPMEQAGIDRALACAVVGGPATLRAGLRAFIDRHQPDELIIVGAIHDHAARLRSFSLAAEAWRDLAHA; this is encoded by the coding sequence GTGATTCCGCTTTCGATACTCGACCTGTCGCTGATCGTCCGGGGCAGCGACGCGGCCGTGGCGTTCCGCAACAGCCTCGACCTGGCCCGCCACGCCGAATCCCTGGATTTTCATCGCTACTGGGTGGCGGAACATCATGCCATGCCGGCCATCGCGTCCGCCGCGACATCGGTATTGATCGGTCATCTGGCCGCGGGCACCAGCCGGATTCGCGTCGGCGCCGGCGGAATCATGCTGCCCAACCATGCCCCGCTGACCATCGCCGAGCAGTTCGGCACCCTGGAAAGCCTGTTTCCCGGACGCATCGACCTGGGGCTGGGCCGCGCCCCGGGGTCGGACCAGGAAACCATGCGCGCCCTGCGCCGCGACCCCGCCAGCGCAGACCGCTTCCCCCAGGACGTGGTGGAACTGCTGCATTATTTCGACCCGCCCGCACCGGGCCAGAGGGTGCGGGCCGTGCCGGGCGCGGGGCTGGACATTCCGGTCTGGCTGCTCGGCTCGTCCCTGTTCTCGGCCCATCTGGCGGCGCAGCTGGGCCTGCCGTTCGCCTTCGCCTCGCATTTCGCGCCCGACCAGATGGACGACGCCGTGATGCTGTACCGCCAGCGATTCACGCCCTCGGCGCGGCTGGCGCGGCCCTATGTCATGCTGGGGCTGAACGTGGTGGCGGCCGACACCGACGCCGAGGCACGGGTCCTGTTCACGTCGCACCAGCAGCAGTTCGTGGCGCTGCGGCGCGGCATGCCGGGGCAGTTCCCGCCCCCCGTCGCCTCGACCGAGGGGCTGTGGACGCCGATGGAGCAGGCCGGCATCGACCGCGCCCTGGCCTGCGCCGTCGTCGGCGGGCCGGCGACGCTGCGCGCGGGGCTGCGCGCCTTCATCGACCGGCACCAGCCCGACGAACTGATCATCGTCGGCGCGATCCACGACCATGCGGCACGGCTGCGATCCTTCAGCCTCGCCGCCGAGGCATGGCGGGACCTTGCCCACGCCTAA
- a CDS encoding M3 family oligoendopeptidase produces the protein MSILFKDLAFPTPTADGLAAAFGRVTALLDAGQRDQALALFDTERRAYDSWASLVALRFAQDTTDPQARADRDLADSLTPRVTEHEIAIKRRLLDDPDRPGLVAAVGTHTVRLWETDITTFDPRIRDALEEEARLGAEYTALLASARLTVDGQTVNLSGLAPFAESLDRDVRHAAEQARWDFFATHGTELDALYDRLVQVRHGMARTLGYDTYTPLGYRRMRRVDYGPAEVARFRDDVLTHVVPLVRAIMENRRLTMNWDRLRSWDEALIDPLGNPRPAGDHDVLVERAQTMFDRMGGDLGAFYRKMTEGGFLDVRNRPTKAGGGFCTAFPSMGMPFIFANFNGTQHDINVFTHEMGHAYQNWKSRDLPGIDLLWPTMEAAEINSMALEFLTWPQIDLMVEDGLADRFRRVHLIGSLSFLPYGVCVDHFQHEVYARPDMTAEQRHATWRRLEQLYMPWRDYGDLARPAMGGRWQAQGHIYRSPFYYIDYTLALCCAMQFWLRSRTDQDGAMAVYTDLCTLGGSQPFTGLVAAAGLASPFEPGTLADIVQEAERVLQMR, from the coding sequence ATGTCGATTTTGTTCAAAGACCTCGCCTTCCCCACCCCTACGGCCGACGGCCTGGCCGCCGCGTTCGGCCGCGTGACGGCGTTGCTGGATGCCGGCCAGCGCGACCAGGCCCTGGCGCTGTTCGATACCGAACGCCGGGCCTATGACAGTTGGGCGTCGCTGGTCGCGCTGCGCTTCGCCCAGGACACCACCGACCCGCAGGCCCGTGCCGACCGCGACCTGGCCGACAGCCTGACCCCGCGCGTGACCGAGCACGAGATCGCGATCAAGCGCCGGCTGCTGGACGACCCCGATCGCCCCGGGCTGGTCGCCGCCGTGGGCACCCATACCGTCCGGCTATGGGAGACCGACATCACCACCTTCGACCCGCGCATCCGCGACGCGCTGGAGGAAGAGGCGCGGCTGGGCGCCGAATACACGGCGCTGCTGGCGTCGGCGCGCCTGACCGTGGACGGGCAGACCGTCAATCTGTCCGGACTGGCGCCGTTCGCCGAAAGCCTGGACCGTGACGTGCGCCACGCGGCGGAACAGGCGCGGTGGGATTTCTTCGCCACCCACGGCACGGAACTGGATGCGCTGTACGACCGGCTGGTCCAGGTCCGTCACGGCATGGCGCGGACCCTGGGCTACGACACCTATACCCCCCTGGGCTACCGCCGGATGCGGCGCGTCGATTACGGACCGGCCGAGGTCGCGCGCTTTCGGGACGACGTGCTGACCCATGTGGTGCCGCTGGTGCGCGCGATCATGGAAAACCGCCGGCTGACCATGAACTGGGACCGGCTGCGGTCCTGGGACGAGGCGCTGATCGACCCACTGGGCAACCCCCGGCCGGCGGGCGACCACGACGTGCTGGTCGAACGGGCGCAGACCATGTTCGACCGGATGGGCGGCGACCTGGGCGCCTTCTATCGCAAGATGACCGAGGGCGGGTTCCTGGACGTGCGCAATCGCCCGACCAAGGCCGGAGGCGGGTTCTGCACCGCGTTTCCCAGCATGGGCATGCCGTTCATCTTCGCCAATTTCAACGGCACGCAGCACGACATCAACGTCTTCACCCACGAGATGGGCCACGCCTACCAGAACTGGAAGAGCCGCGACCTGCCCGGGATCGACCTGCTGTGGCCGACCATGGAAGCCGCCGAGATCAATTCGATGGCGCTGGAATTCCTGACCTGGCCGCAGATCGACCTGATGGTCGAGGACGGGCTGGCGGACCGGTTCCGCCGCGTGCACCTGATCGGCTCGCTCAGCTTCCTGCCCTATGGCGTCTGCGTCGATCATTTCCAGCATGAGGTCTATGCCCGGCCCGACATGACGGCCGAGCAGCGCCATGCGACCTGGCGGCGGCTGGAACAGCTTTACATGCCCTGGCGGGACTATGGCGACCTGGCGCGCCCGGCCATGGGCGGGCGGTGGCAGGCCCAGGGCCACATCTACCGCTCGCCCTTCTATTACATCGACTACACGCTGGCCCTGTGCTGCGCGATGCAGTTCTGGCTGCGCAGCCGGACCGACCAGGACGGCGCGATGGCGGTCTATACCGACCTGTGCACGCTGGGCGGGTCCCAGCCCTTCACCGGCCTGGTCGCCGCCGCCGGCCTGGCCAGTCCGTTCGAACCCGGAACCCTGGCCGACATCGTGCAGGAGGCCGAACGCGTCCTGCAAATGCGGTGA
- a CDS encoding thioredoxin family protein — MPFHRVLPRILPLAALLGLIATPALVTPALADMPPVPKVGQETPRPVAAPYGAPEGAQAQVDAAFRTAQASGRNVLIDFGGNWCPDCRMLAGVLALPSVAPWVAQRFVTVTVNVGRINTNLDIAQHYGVTIHAVPTVLIVTPQGRLLNPDGALALGDARRMSAQAVVDLLAGWDARDH; from the coding sequence ATGCCCTTTCATCGCGTTCTTCCGCGTATTCTTCCGCTGGCCGCCCTGCTGGGGCTGATCGCCACGCCGGCCCTCGTGACGCCCGCCCTGGCCGACATGCCCCCGGTGCCGAAGGTCGGGCAGGAAACGCCGCGCCCGGTCGCCGCCCCCTATGGCGCGCCGGAAGGCGCGCAGGCGCAGGTCGATGCCGCCTTCCGGACCGCGCAGGCCAGCGGCCGGAACGTGCTGATCGATTTCGGCGGCAACTGGTGCCCCGATTGCCGCATGCTGGCCGGGGTGCTGGCCCTGCCGTCGGTCGCACCCTGGGTGGCGCAGCGTTTCGTCACGGTGACGGTCAATGTCGGGCGGATCAACACCAACCTCGACATCGCCCAGCATTACGGCGTGACGATCCACGCGGTGCCTACGGTGCTGATCGTCACCCCGCAGGGCAGGCTGCTCAACCCCGACGGCGCGCTGGCGCTGGGCGACGCGCGCCGCATGTCCGCCCAGGCGGTCGTCGACCTGCTGGCCGGCTGGGACGCGCGCGACCACTGA
- a CDS encoding IS481-like element ISGdi9 family transposase, producing MGQVHHGSATTTAAVRRAIQHSQESLRVLAKRYGINPKTVAKWKGRTDTSDRRTGPKVASSTILSTEEEAIVVAFRRHTLLPLDDCLYALQATIPHLTRSSLHRCFQRHGISRLPETEGDKPKRSKFKSYPIGYFHIDIAEVRTEMGRLYLLVAIDRTSKFAFVQLHEKATRRVAGDFLRALAAAVPYRIHTVLTDNGTHFTDPAGNGWTPEDIKAMRADGVLFRCHSFELACADLDIEHRLTKPRHPWTNGQVERMNRTIKDATVKRFYYETHDQLRQHLADFVTAYNFARRLKTLRGLTPYEFICQQWEKEPSRFIHNPHHQIPGQNT from the coding sequence ATGGGCCAGGTTCACCACGGAAGCGCCACGACGACAGCGGCAGTCCGTCGAGCGATACAACATAGTCAAGAGAGCCTGAGGGTTCTGGCGAAACGCTACGGGATCAACCCGAAGACGGTCGCCAAATGGAAGGGGCGGACCGATACGTCGGATCGACGCACCGGTCCGAAGGTCGCATCCTCAACCATCCTGTCGACCGAAGAAGAAGCGATCGTTGTGGCCTTCCGTCGCCATACCCTGCTGCCTCTTGATGATTGCCTTTATGCGCTTCAGGCGACGATCCCGCATCTGACGCGATCTTCCCTGCACCGTTGTTTTCAGCGCCATGGGATCAGCCGCCTGCCCGAGACCGAAGGCGACAAACCAAAACGGTCGAAGTTCAAGAGTTATCCGATCGGCTATTTTCACATCGACATTGCTGAAGTCCGCACTGAAATGGGGCGCCTTTATCTTCTGGTGGCGATCGACCGGACCTCGAAATTCGCTTTTGTCCAATTGCACGAGAAAGCGACACGTCGCGTTGCCGGTGACTTCCTGCGTGCTCTGGCCGCTGCGGTTCCCTACCGCATCCATACCGTGCTGACCGATAACGGCACGCATTTTACCGATCCGGCCGGCAATGGATGGACACCCGAAGACATCAAGGCCATGCGGGCGGATGGTGTCCTGTTCCGGTGCCACTCTTTTGAACTGGCCTGTGCTGATCTCGATATCGAGCATCGACTGACAAAGCCGCGACATCCCTGGACGAATGGCCAGGTCGAGAGGATGAACCGCACGATCAAGGACGCCACCGTCAAGCGCTTCTACTACGAAACACATGACCAGTTGCGTCAACACCTCGCCGACTTCGTTACCGCCTACAATTTCGCCCGCAGGCTCAAGACCCTGCGCGGCCTCACTCCATATGAATTCATTTGTCAGCAGTGGGAAAAAGAACCATCACGGTTCATACATAATCCGCACCACCAAATCCCGGGACAAAACACCTAG
- a CDS encoding SAM-dependent methyltransferase: MTEDVAGVPVELPHAVGAAYLAAEGFEDALSEELRRKGVGIMAWHGRLALSAEPPVAAAWSLDTWLEPERHPVASIGAAAALLRARQRNWACHAVRHHRRATLITDRLPPVAARPLTFPAAAPGGHLGAWTLLAADSMLLSTRKSSPFVNGIVQFVEDRVGPPSRAYLKLWEACARLGVWPVPGERCVDLGASPGGWTWAIAQCGADVVAVDRADLDPAVAAMPGVTLRRESAFGIDPADIGPVDWLFSDIIAYPPRLLALARRWIAEGAARRIVMTIKFQGETDHETAEAFAAIPGGRVLHLWHNKHELTFFWNREAVEAYVFGPGIWWCIIFT, encoded by the coding sequence ATGACTGAAGACGTGGCCGGCGTGCCGGTGGAGCTGCCGCATGCCGTGGGCGCGGCCTATCTGGCCGCCGAGGGGTTCGAGGACGCCCTGTCCGAGGAACTGCGGCGCAAGGGCGTGGGCATCATGGCCTGGCACGGGCGGCTGGCGCTGTCCGCCGAACCGCCGGTCGCGGCGGCCTGGTCGCTGGACACCTGGCTCGAGCCCGAACGCCATCCCGTGGCCTCGATCGGTGCCGCGGCGGCGTTGCTGCGCGCGCGGCAGCGCAACTGGGCGTGCCATGCCGTGCGGCATCACCGCCGGGCGACGCTGATCACCGACCGGCTGCCTCCGGTCGCCGCCCGACCGCTGACCTTCCCGGCCGCCGCGCCGGGCGGGCATCTGGGGGCATGGACGCTGCTGGCGGCGGACAGCATGCTGCTGTCCACGCGCAAATCCTCGCCCTTCGTGAACGGCATCGTCCAGTTCGTCGAGGACCGGGTCGGGCCGCCGTCGCGGGCCTACCTGAAATTATGGGAGGCCTGTGCCCGCCTGGGCGTCTGGCCAGTACCGGGCGAGCGCTGCGTCGACCTGGGGGCATCGCCGGGCGGATGGACGTGGGCGATCGCGCAATGCGGGGCGGACGTGGTGGCCGTGGACCGCGCCGACCTGGACCCGGCCGTGGCCGCGATGCCAGGAGTGACGCTGCGCCGGGAGAGCGCGTTTGGGATCGACCCCGCCGATATCGGCCCGGTGGATTGGCTGTTTTCGGACATCATCGCCTATCCGCCGCGCCTGCTGGCGCTGGCCCGGCGATGGATCGCGGAGGGCGCCGCGCGCCGGATCGTGATGACCATCAAGTTCCAGGGCGAAACCGATCACGAGACCGCCGAGGCCTTCGCCGCCATCCCGGGCGGCCGCGTGCTGCACCTGTGGCACAACAAGCATGAACTGACCTTCTTCTGGAATCGCGAGGCGGTCGAGGCCTATGTGTTTGGTCCCGGGATTTGGTGGTGCATTATTTTCACATGA
- a CDS encoding DUF423 domain-containing protein codes for MTVLPVSSSVPPAAPSPADGRPFLAAGGLIGMLSVIGGALAAHLPDAMFAPAGRSLAHQAVEMGIWHAPVLLAVGILLAVRGRRILLLLAGAGFVLGTVLFCGAVAWTGVTGLHPGPVAPTGGSLLILAWLLLAVDGMRR; via the coding sequence ATGACCGTCTTGCCTGTTTCGTCTTCCGTTCCTCCCGCTGCCCCGTCCCCGGCGGACGGGCGGCCGTTCCTGGCCGCCGGGGGCCTGATCGGCATGCTCTCGGTCATCGGCGGCGCGCTGGCGGCGCACCTGCCCGATGCGATGTTCGCCCCCGCCGGCCGCTCCCTCGCGCACCAGGCCGTGGAGATGGGCATATGGCACGCGCCGGTCCTGCTGGCGGTTGGCATCCTGCTGGCCGTGCGCGGCCGGCGTATCCTGCTGCTGCTGGCGGGGGCGGGATTCGTGCTGGGAACGGTCCTGTTCTGCGGCGCCGTCGCCTGGACGGGCGTCACCGGCCTGCATCCCGGCCCGGTGGCGCCGACAGGGGGCAGCCTGCTGATCCTGGCGTGGCTGCTGCTGGCCGTGGATGGAATGCGGCGTTGA
- the pip gene encoding prolyl aminopeptidase has product MPRHDLFPDIAPYDSGYLPVGDGHELYWEQAGNPAGRTVLFLHGGPGAGAGAVHRRFFDPEHWRVVLFDQRGAGRSRPHASIAANTTPHLVRDIETLRQALGIGDWLLFGGSWGSTLALAYAQAHPERVRAMILRGIFLGRPRELDWFFHGLAHVFPDAHAAFLSHLPEAERDDPLGAYGRLLFDPDPAIHLPAARAWSAYEGTCSTLIPAPAAVAGFAQDRAVIGLARIEAHYFRHGLFLPPEGLLGAMERIAHIPCTIVQGRYDMICPSESAWDLSRHWPRATLVMVPDAGHSALEPGIRRRLVACVEEMRDA; this is encoded by the coding sequence ATGCCACGCCACGACCTGTTCCCGGACATCGCGCCCTACGACAGCGGCTACCTGCCTGTCGGCGACGGGCACGAACTCTATTGGGAACAGGCGGGCAACCCCGCAGGGCGGACGGTGCTGTTCCTGCATGGCGGTCCGGGCGCGGGCGCGGGCGCGGTCCATCGCCGCTTCTTCGACCCGGAACATTGGCGCGTCGTCCTGTTCGACCAGCGGGGGGCCGGGCGGTCGCGGCCGCATGCGTCGATCGCGGCCAACACGACACCGCACCTGGTGCGCGATATCGAAACGCTGCGCCAGGCGCTGGGCATCGGGGACTGGCTGCTGTTCGGCGGGTCGTGGGGATCGACGCTGGCGCTGGCCTACGCCCAGGCGCACCCCGAACGGGTGCGCGCGATGATCCTGCGCGGGATCTTCCTGGGCCGGCCGCGCGAACTGGACTGGTTCTTCCACGGCCTGGCCCATGTCTTCCCCGACGCGCACGCGGCCTTCCTGTCGCACCTGCCCGAAGCGGAACGGGATGATCCGCTGGGCGCCTATGGCCGGCTGCTGTTCGATCCCGACCCCGCGATCCACCTGCCGGCGGCGCGGGCCTGGTCGGCCTACGAGGGAACGTGCTCGACGCTGATTCCCGCCCCCGCCGCCGTCGCCGGCTTCGCGCAGGACCGCGCCGTCATCGGCCTGGCGCGGATCGAGGCCCATTATTTCCGGCACGGCCTGTTCCTGCCGCCCGAGGGCCTGCTGGGCGCGATGGAGCGGATCGCGCATATTCCCTGCACCATCGTCCAGGGCCGGTATGACATGATCTGCCCCAGCGAGTCCGCCTGGGACCTGTCCCGGCACTGGCCGCGCGCCACCCTGGTCATGGTGCCGGATGCCGGGCACTCGGCCCTGGAACCGGGCATCCGCCGCCGGCTGGTCGCGTGCGTCGAGGAGATGCGCGACGCATGA
- a CDS encoding DUF4142 domain-containing protein: MKTYVRWAFAAALLPLAACAEHPKPPPAPPSPPAFTDADMTFIEKAAQTNAFEIATANLATAQSHNPKIKSFAAQMVSDHTSNQDKLSGIASQHGQTLSTDLNTDEEHVLDTLKAEKGRAFDHDYAQLQVAGHRDALALFQAEAQGGSDPALKAYAAETVPTVQSHLDMAQTLEQHDHHRRRHHH; this comes from the coding sequence ATGAAGACATATGTACGCTGGGCATTCGCCGCCGCGCTGCTGCCGCTGGCCGCCTGTGCGGAGCATCCGAAGCCCCCGCCGGCGCCCCCGTCACCGCCGGCCTTCACGGACGCCGACATGACGTTCATCGAAAAGGCGGCGCAGACGAATGCGTTCGAGATCGCGACCGCGAACCTCGCCACCGCCCAGTCGCATAATCCGAAGATCAAATCCTTCGCCGCGCAGATGGTGTCCGACCATACATCCAACCAGGACAAGCTGAGCGGCATCGCGTCCCAGCATGGGCAGACCCTGTCCACGGACCTGAACACGGACGAAGAGCATGTGCTCGATACCCTGAAGGCCGAGAAAGGCCGCGCCTTCGACCATGATTACGCACAATTGCAGGTCGCCGGGCACCGCGACGCGCTGGCCCTGTTCCAGGCCGAGGCACAGGGCGGGTCGGACCCCGCGCTGAAAGCGTATGCCGCCGAGACGGTGCCCACGGTCCAGTCGCATCTGGACATGGCGCAGACCCTGGAGCAACACGATCATCATCGCCGCCGCCATCACCACTGA
- a CDS encoding cob(I)yrinic acid a,c-diamide adenosyltransferase has translation MSIRIDRIVTRGGDGGQTSLGDGTRVDKSSARIEALGAVDEANATIGVLRLHLSPTSPDEACLARMQSLLFDIGGMLCVPENGTPDTEALIDGFQGGDEAVAFIEEATERLRVRQEPLRSFVLPAGSAGAAHAHLARTVVRRAERRVVALRQEDTVSPSLLRCLSRLSDYLFVLARHLNDDGRGDVLWQPNKGP, from the coding sequence ATGAGCATCAGGATCGATCGAATCGTCACTCGCGGCGGCGACGGGGGGCAGACATCGCTGGGGGACGGCACGCGGGTGGACAAGTCCAGCGCGCGGATCGAGGCCCTGGGCGCGGTCGATGAAGCCAATGCGACGATCGGCGTGCTGCGCCTGCATCTTTCCCCCACATCGCCGGACGAGGCGTGCCTGGCGCGGATGCAGTCGCTGCTGTTCGATATCGGCGGCATGCTGTGCGTGCCGGAAAACGGCACGCCGGACACCGAGGCACTGATCGACGGCTTCCAGGGGGGTGACGAAGCCGTCGCGTTCATCGAGGAGGCGACCGAACGGCTGCGCGTGCGGCAGGAGCCGCTGCGCAGTTTCGTGCTGCCCGCCGGCAGCGCCGGCGCCGCCCACGCCCACCTGGCCCGCACGGTGGTGCGCCGGGCGGAACGGCGGGTCGTCGCCCTGCGGCAGGAGGATACGGTCAGCCCGTCGCTCCTGCGCTGCCTGAGCCGGCTGTCGGACTATCTGTTCGTGCTCGCCCGCCATCTGAACGATGACGGGCGCGGCGACGTGCTGTGGCAGCCGAACAAGGGCCCGTGA
- a CDS encoding gluconokinase, translated as MTMSAAGPLAAPPVPLARASARLKQAGAPRVLVVMGVSGSGKSTLAQLLARRMGWPIVEGDELHPEANIAKMSAGIPLTDEDRAPWLEKIAEVARNWLSSGGCGIVTCSSLKRRYRDVITGGNPQVCFVYLKGRPEDIAPRLGQRTGHFMPSTMLTSQFDALEEPDDSEVLLELDVTASRSRLVEAAYETLSDLAVPGQPLK; from the coding sequence ATGACCATGTCCGCGGCCGGTCCGCTTGCGGCGCCGCCTGTTCCCCTGGCCCGCGCCTCGGCGCGCCTGAAGCAGGCCGGGGCGCCGCGTGTCCTGGTGGTGATGGGGGTGTCGGGGTCCGGCAAGTCCACCCTGGCGCAGTTGCTGGCCCGGCGCATGGGATGGCCGATCGTCGAAGGCGACGAACTGCATCCCGAGGCGAACATCGCCAAGATGAGCGCCGGCATTCCCCTGACGGACGAGGATCGCGCCCCCTGGCTGGAAAAGATCGCCGAGGTCGCACGGAACTGGCTGTCGTCCGGCGGATGCGGAATCGTCACCTGTTCGTCGCTGAAGCGTCGCTATCGCGATGTCATCACCGGCGGCAATCCGCAGGTCTGTTTCGTCTACCTGAAGGGACGCCCGGAAGATATCGCGCCGCGCCTGGGGCAGCGGACGGGCCATTTCATGCCGTCCACGATGCTGACCAGCCAGTTCGACGCGCTGGAGGAACCGGACGATTCCGAGGTCCTGCTGGAACTGGACGTCACGGCCAGCCGCTCCCGCCTGGTCGAGGCCGCCTATGAAACGCTGTCCGACCTGGCAGTGCCCGGTCAGCCGCTGAAGTAG
- a CDS encoding coiled-coil domain-containing protein, with translation MSAYNESFPFSGETEHADIENRDEVSEDALRQALARLGSKPAGSSAPSPSAPRNARAFDPAQRRRKFVQDGDVRVEHHALARPASARTLHAPQDDGGEVERLRHQMRHEQKLREDAERACHDAQSSLRSMETRIGHADIELAEAQAGLASRDEEILALRSSLAAARADIARLEQDLARSMREASAPRPPAPVRATAPRRPRRTAAPPVVEDEPEPVKWWIKKK, from the coding sequence GTGTCCGCATATAATGAATCGTTTCCGTTTTCCGGCGAAACGGAACACGCCGATATTGAAAATCGTGATGAAGTCAGCGAGGACGCGCTGCGTCAGGCCCTTGCCCGCCTGGGGTCGAAACCCGCCGGGTCATCGGCGCCGAGCCCGTCCGCACCGCGCAATGCCCGTGCCTTCGACCCCGCGCAGCGGCGGCGCAAGTTCGTCCAGGACGGCGACGTCCGGGTCGAACATCATGCCCTCGCCCGCCCGGCCTCTGCCCGCACGCTGCATGCCCCGCAGGATGACGGGGGCGAGGTCGAGCGCCTGCGCCACCAGATGCGGCACGAGCAGAAGCTGCGCGAAGACGCCGAGCGCGCCTGTCACGACGCCCAGTCCAGCCTGCGTTCGATGGAAACCCGGATCGGGCATGCCGATATCGAACTGGCCGAGGCCCAGGCCGGGCTCGCAAGCCGCGACGAGGAGATCCTGGCGCTGAGATCCAGCCTGGCAGCCGCCCGGGCCGATATCGCCCGCCTGGAACAGGACCTGGCCCGCAGCATGCGCGAGGCCTCGGCGCCCCGGCCGCCCGCGCCCGTCCGCGCCACGGCGCCGCGTCGTCCGCGCCGGACCGCCGCCCCGCCGGTGGTGGAAGACGAGCCCGAGCCCGTCAAATGGTGGATCAAGAAAAAATAG
- a CDS encoding MFS transporter, whose product MAGMTSRRPVPDRAAPHPSSRFSPHAAPIVTDIPARLDRLPWSRFHMLVVVALGITWVLDGLEVTVVGSVAPVLQRGDTLGLSPAGIGGAASAYVAGAVIGALLFGWASDRLGRRQIFTVTLGLYILGVGMTALSWNLTSFALFRFVTGMGIGGEYSAINSAIDELMPARLRGRVDLIVNGTFWAGAALGAGASMLLLRGSIMPVTIGWRAVFAIGALLGLTVIALRRWIPESPRWLMTHRRIDEATRIVTMIETRHCGVQRGSEVLDTIQIYPAGTFGLPQALQVIIGPYRGRAAYVLVLMVAQAFLYNAVFFTYGLVLTQYDHVPDSTVGMYILPLAIGNLLGPLVLGRWFDTVGRRRMIGLTYLISGLMMAGVAVLFAKGMLDAWLQTAAWVAIFFFASAAASAAYLTASEIFPLEIRSLTIALFYALGTLFGGVASPFLFGWLIGQGSLLALAAGYAAAAILMIIAAGVAMRWGVDAECQSLERIAPPLSSML is encoded by the coding sequence ATGGCAGGAATGACGTCCCGCCGGCCGGTACCAGACCGGGCGGCTCCCCATCCCTCCTCCCGCTTTTCCCCCCATGCCGCGCCCATCGTCACCGATATCCCCGCGCGTCTGGACCGGCTGCCCTGGTCGCGCTTCCACATGCTGGTGGTCGTGGCGCTGGGCATCACCTGGGTTCTGGACGGGCTGGAGGTCACGGTCGTCGGCTCGGTGGCCCCGGTCCTGCAGCGGGGGGACACGCTGGGCCTCTCGCCCGCAGGTATCGGCGGCGCGGCCTCGGCCTATGTCGCGGGCGCCGTCATCGGCGCGCTGCTGTTCGGCTGGGCGAGCGACCGGCTGGGCCGGCGGCAGATCTTCACCGTCACGCTGGGCCTGTACATCCTGGGCGTGGGCATGACCGCGCTGTCGTGGAACCTGACCAGCTTCGCGCTGTTCCGCTTCGTGACCGGCATGGGCATCGGCGGCGAGTATTCCGCCATCAATTCCGCCATCGACGAACTGATGCCCGCCCGGCTGCGCGGCCGGGTGGACCTGATCGTCAACGGCACGTTCTGGGCCGGGGCCGCGCTGGGCGCCGGGGCGTCGATGCTGCTGCTGCGCGGCAGCATCATGCCGGTCACCATAGGGTGGCGGGCCGTCTTCGCCATCGGCGCCCTGCTGGGCCTGACGGTCATCGCCCTGCGCCGCTGGATTCCGGAAAGCCCGCGCTGGCTGATGACCCACCGCCGGATCGACGAAGCGACCCGCATCGTCACCATGATCGAAACCCGGCATTGCGGCGTGCAGCGGGGTTCGGAAGTGCTGGACACCATCCAGATCTATCCCGCCGGCACGTTCGGCCTGCCGCAGGCTTTGCAGGTCATCATCGGGCCCTATCGCGGGCGGGCCGCCTACGTGCTGGTGCTGATGGTGGCGCAGGCCTTCCTGTACAATGCCGTCTTCTTCACCTACGGGCTGGTCCTGACCCAGTACGACCATGTGCCCGACAGCACGGTGGGGATGTATATCCTGCCGCTGGCGATCGGCAACCTGCTGGGCCCGCTGGTCCTGGGGCGCTGGTTCGACACGGTGGGGCGACGGCGCATGATCGGCCTGACCTACCTTATCTCCGGGCTGATGATGGCCGGCGTGGCGGTGCTGTTCGCCAAGGGCATGCTGGATGCGTGGCTGCAGACGGCGGCGTGGGTCGCGATCTTCTTCTTCGCCTCGGCCGCCGCCAGCGCGGCCTACCTGACGGCCAGCGAGATCTTCCCGCTGGAAATCCGTTCGCTGACCATCGCGCTGTTCTATGCCCTGGGCACGCTGTTCGGCGGCGTGGCGTCGCCGTTCCTGTTCGGATGGCTGATCGGCCAGGGCAGCCTGCTGGCGCTCGCGGCGGGATATGCCGCGGCGGCGATCCTGATGATCATCGCGGCCGGCGTCGCCATGCGCTGGGGGGTCGATGCGGAATGCCAGTCGCTGGAACGGATCGCCCCGCCCCTGTCCAGCATGCTGTAA